A segment of the Methanobrevibacter oralis genome:
ACCATTAGCAATGTTTAATGGCCTTGGTGAAGATGAAGGATACTTTGGTGGGTCTGATGATGCAGCTGGTGAAGTTGTAGAAAGTACTGGTTATGAACCATGGGCTGGAGCTATATGGGAACCACCTAGTGGAGAAATTGAAAGTTTATTATTTGCTCTTCAAGCAGCTATAGGTGCTATAATTATTGGTTATGCATTTGGTTATTGGAGAGGACAAGGTAAAGAAGAATAATTTTTCTTCTTTGCTTTTTTTATTTTTTTAGTGATTTTTTATGAAATTTGATATGGATTATATTGCACATCATAATGCTTTAAGTGAATTAAATCCATATTTTAAGTTGTTTTTTACAGTAATATTTCTTATTTTTACCTTAGCAATGGATAATTTAATTGTTGATATTTGTGTATTTACTTTTATGTCAATTTTAATATTATTTATAGCAAAAATTAATTATAAATCATATTTAAAGTTTCTTTCTATTCCAATGCTTTTTGTTGTATTAACTTGTATATTTTTGGTATTTTTCTTTGGTAAAGGTGAAGTAATCTATGAAACAGGAATTTTTGGTATTGTAGTTACAACTGATTCTCTACATTATGGAGTATATACTTTCTTTAGAGTAATTGGATGTTTGCCATGTTTAGGATTTCTAGCTTTAACTACACCAATAGCTAAAATATTGCATTGTTTAGCTTCTCTAAAAGTTCCAAAAATATTTATTGAAATTGCACTTTTAATGTATAATACAATATTTATATTTTTAAATGAGCTTGATACAATGCAAAAAGCACAGCAAACAAGATTAGGATATCATACAACAAAATCAACATTTGAATCTTTAGGAGCACTTGGAAGTACAATATTTTTAAGATCTCTTGATAAAAGTGAAACATTACAAAATTCTCTTGATTCAAGAGGATATACAGGCGAACTTCCAGTTTATAAACCAGTTAAAAGAGAGGATTAATAATGTTAGAAGTTAACAATTTAAAATATTCATATAATGATGATTATCAAGCATTAAAAGGTGTTAATTTAAAAATTGAAAGGGGAGAAATGGTTGCAATTCTTGGTAAAAATGGAGCGGGCAAATCAACTTTATTCCTTCATTTAAATGGTATATATGAACCAGATGAAGGTAAAGTTTTTATTGATGGTGAAGAACTTAAATATGATAAAAAGTCTTTACTTAAATTTAGACAAAAAGTTGGTATTGTATTTCAAAACCCTGATGATCAGATATTTGCTCCTACAGTAGAAGAAGATGTGGCTTTTGGTCCCTTAAATTTAGGCTTATCAATGGAAGAAGTTCAAAATAGAGTTGAAGAAGCTTTAATTCGTGTAGGAATGAATGGTTATGAAAAGTCTGCACCTCATCATTTAAGCGGAGGTCAAAAAAAGAGAGTAGCTATTGCAGGAATTCTTGCAATGAAACCTGAAATAATGGTTTTAGATGAACCAACTGCTGGGCTTGATCCAGAAGGAGTTACTAATTTAATTAAGTTATTAAGAGAACTTAACGATGAAGGGATTACTATAATTATATCTACTCATGATATTGATTTAGTTCC
Coding sequences within it:
- a CDS encoding ATP-binding cassette domain-containing protein, which translates into the protein MLEVNNLKYSYNDDYQALKGVNLKIERGEMVAILGKNGAGKSTLFLHLNGIYEPDEGKVFIDGEELKYDKKSLLKFRQKVGIVFQNPDDQIFAPTVEEDVAFGPLNLGLSMEEVQNRVEEALIRVGMNGYEKSAPHHLSGGQKKRVAIAGILAMKPEIMVLDEPTAGLDPEGVTNLIKLLRELNDEGITIIISTHDIDLVPDYAQKVFVLVDGHIISQGTPKEIFAQPNILKKANLKIPIITEVFHKLENKGIDMSGDYPLNIDEACDKFLSLLNMN
- the cbiQ gene encoding cobalt ECF transporter T component CbiQ — protein: MKFDMDYIAHHNALSELNPYFKLFFTVIFLIFTLAMDNLIVDICVFTFMSILILFIAKINYKSYLKFLSIPMLFVVLTCIFLVFFFGKGEVIYETGIFGIVVTTDSLHYGVYTFFRVIGCLPCLGFLALTTPIAKILHCLASLKVPKIFIEIALLMYNTIFIFLNELDTMQKAQQTRLGYHTTKSTFESLGALGSTIFLRSLDKSETLQNSLDSRGYTGELPVYKPVKRED
- a CDS encoding energy-coupling factor ABC transporter substrate-binding protein — translated: MERTTLIILAIVCIVIFIAPLAMFNGLGEDEGYFGGSDDAAGEVVESTGYEPWAGAIWEPPSGEIESLLFALQAAIGAIIIGYAFGYWRGQGKEE